A DNA window from Canis lupus dingo isolate Sandy chromosome 2, ASM325472v2, whole genome shotgun sequence contains the following coding sequences:
- the PCDHAC1 gene encoding LOW QUALITY PROTEIN: protocadherin alpha-C1 (The sequence of the model RefSeq protein was modified relative to this genomic sequence to represent the inferred CDS: inserted 3 bases in 2 codons; deleted 2 bases in 1 codon; substituted 2 bases at 2 genomic stop codons) — protein sequence MVGWRVAVLGLWVSCGSDARRLEYSALEETERGVAVGNVSADLKLSAAALTGRNFRFLSSHREPYFGVDLASGSLVVLEPADCEAVRLCGTKAVCVLTYELVLEDPLELHTMRVHVVDNGKSPLFPAGDVQLHIPEFLMPGACFTLPNAQDADEGSNGVLSYSLSSSQRFHLVMGSRVDGSEYPELVLEKALDREQRATHQLVLSAEDGGQPARSGDAQXTIVVVETNDNAPVFKRTVYRATVPETAPPGLCYYRFRPQTDEGSKGEIRYSLSSSTQARLRHHFHMHPRNGEVRVAASLGSPETLLEAYIEAKDKGTFALASTVKLLVEVTXVNDHAPEVNLLSLSSSVSEDAVPGTAITLCSLRGEDLGPNDKVICSMSSGGPFKLKASFDNYYSLLTEGPLDRKQVSEYQVLITESDSGSPPLSTHRTLTVFVANVNDNSPSFAQPQQELFVAENNGPGACLGXLFAQDPDLEKNGLVFYELLDVISERQTASSLMAVEPSSGVITARTPFDFEQLKGFHFQMEAQDGGILPRSTTVTVKLFVVDRNDNAPVLLFLLPRNGSIPVEIVPCSARTGHLVTKVVAEDADSGSNAWLSYHISQASDSSLFRVSSSMGELHTARLILPTDGMKQRVVVVVRDHGDPPLSSSITLGILLSNCAPQVLPDFEDTWETEGHLSTQNLYLVIALACISFLFPGCLLFFVCIKVNXSPVCGSQSCCHSPEGLRYGRKMASNPCMTSVTIDVTTVERLSQTYLYQASLGLGSDYNSLLLCGEYSAADLRNLAAEVGLTLPVSCIHIRNRKGDTINVNARLSTFLGI from the exons ATGGTGGGCTGGAGGGTGGCGGTTCTCGGTCTGTGGGTGTCCTGCGGTTCTGACGCCAGACGGCTGGAATACTCAGCGTTGGAGGAGACTGAGCGGGGCGTAGCCGTGGGCAATGTTTCCGCGGACTTGAAGCTGTCAGCGGCCGCTCTGACCGGGAGGAACTTTCGCTTCCTTTCCAGCCACCGCGAGCCCTACTTCGGGGTGGATCTGGCCAGCGGTAGCTTGGTAGTCCTAGAGCCCGCGGACTGCGAA GCTGTGCGGCTGTGCGGGACCAAAGCTGTCTGCGTCTTGACCTATGAGCTGGTGCTCGAGGACCCGCTGGAGCTACACACGATGCGAGTTCACGTCGTGGACAATGGCAAGTCGCCTCTTTTCCCTGCCGGCGACGTGCAGCTGCACATCCCCGAGTTCCTGATGCCCGGAGCCTGCTTTACCCTCCCTAATGCCCAAGATGCTGACGAGGGAAGCAACGGGGTCCTAAGCTATAGTCTGAGCTCCAGCCAGCGCTTTCACCTGGTGATGGGATCGCGGGTCGACGGCAGTGAATACCCGGAGTTGGTATTAGAGAAAGCGCTGGATCGGGAGCAGCGCGCCACCCACCAGCTGGTGCTCTCCGCTGAGGACGGTGGGCAGCCCGCGCGCTCCGGAGACGCAC TTACCATCGTAGTGGTGGAAACAAACGACAATGCGCCGGTATTTAAGCGCACAGTATACCGCGCCACGGTACCAGAGACTGCACCCCCGGGACTGTGTTATTACAGGTTCAGGCCTCAGACCGATGAAGGCTCCAAAGGAGAAATCCGGTACTCCTTAAGCAGTAGCACGCAAGCAAGACTGCGGCACCACTTTCATATGCACCCTAGAAACGGGGAGGTGCGGGTAGCTGCTTCACTTGGTTCACCTGAAACCTTGTTGGAGGCATACATTGAGGCGAAGGATAAAGGCACCTTCGCTTTAGCTAGTACAGTCAAACTGTTGGTGGAAGTGAC TGTGAATGATCATGCCCCTGAGGTCAATCTCCTGAGTCTCTCCAGTTCAGTTTCTGAGGATGCTGTCCCCGGCACAGCGATCACTCTTTGCAGTCTAAGGGGTGAGGATCTTGGTCCCAATGATAAGGTCATTTGTAGCATGTCCAGTGGAGGCCCTTTTAAGCTGAAGGCTTCCTTTGATAACTACTACAGCTTGCTGACTGAGGGGCCCCTGGACCGGAAGCAGGTCAGCGAATACCAGGTCCTGATCACTGAGTCAGATAGTGGCTCACCCCCATTGAGCACCCACAGGACACTAACTGTGTTTGTTGCTAATGTGAATGACAATTCACCAAGCTTTGCTCAACCACAACAGGAACTTTTTGTGGCTGAAAACAATGGTCCTGGGGCCTGTCTAGGCTGACTGTTTGCCCAAGATCCTGACCTGGAGAAGAATGGCCTTGTCTTCTATGAGCTGTTGGATGTTATCTCTGAAAGGCAGACAGCCTCTAGCTTGATGGCAGTAGAACCATCCAGCGGGGTTATCACTGCCAGAACTCCTTTTGACTTTGAGCAGCTCAAGGGGTTTCACTTCCAAATGGAAGCCCAGGATGGTGGCATTCTTCCCAGAAGTACAACAGTGACTGTGAAGTTGTTTGTGGTAGATAGGAATGACAATGCTCCAGTCCTCTTGTTTCTCTTGCCCAGAAATGGCTCTATTCCTGTGGAAATTGTGCCCTGCTCTGCCAGAACTGGACACTTGGTCACAAAAGTGGTAGCAGAGGATGCAGACAGCGGTTCTAATGCTTGGCTTTCCTACCATATTTCTCAGGCTTCTGACTCTAGCCTTTTCAGAGTTTCCTCTAGTATGGGAGAGCTCCATACCGCCCGCTTAATTCTTCCCACTGATGGAATGAAACAGAGAGTGGTGGTAGTAGTTAGGGACCATGGAGACCCACCACTTTCCTCTTCCATCACATTGGGTATACTATTGAGCAACTGTGCACCTCAGGTCCTTCCAGACTTTGAAGATACCTGGGAAACAGAAGGCCACCTTTCTACCCAGAACCTGTATTTAGTAATTGCCCTGgcctgtatttcctttttatttccggggtgcttgcttttctttgtgtgtatCAAGGTGAATTAGAGCCCAGTTTGTGGTTCTCAAAGCTGCTGTCACTCTCCAGAGGGACTGAGGTATGGGAGGAAGATGGCTTCGAATCCTTGTATGACATCAGTGACAATAGATGTCACTACAGTTGAGAGACTCTCTCAGACCTATCTCTATCAGGCATCTCTAGGACTTGGTTCTGACTATAACAGTTTGCTATTGTGTGGGGAATACAGTGCTGCTGACCTGAGAAATCTGGCTGCTGAGGTAGGACTGACTTTGCCAGTATCCTGCATTCACATTCGGAATAGGAAAGGGGATACCATAAATGTCAATGCCAGGTTAAGCACATTTTTGGGGATTTGA